The DNA region ACCTGTACAAAGGgcatttaatattctttaatCTTTTATAATCAAACATTTTTCAGGAAGAATTTTGGAGTTAATATGACATAGCAGAGATTGTTTTAAACACTGAAATTTAGAGGTCATTTTTGTAATTTGGTTTGCTTTCTAGGGTTTCCCCAGAATTACTGTATCATTCataagttcaaaaaaaaaaacaccatttgAGAGAGCAAAAAGAGACCACAGAagtttaatgcatttttaaaaattagagatattttgtacttttttattgttgaaaagATGTTTAGAAAGCCCATCTCTGAAtctactttttaagttttttcatatctttgtgtctctttctttcattctctctgttatttaaatatatcaatatataataatatattaatattataatatattataacatattataatatattatatataatatataataatatagtaatataatattataatataataaaaatattaatctaatttatattttatatataaaatatataaatttttaatacataatttttaatatattttatatataaagagcGAGATAAAACATACAGGAAAGCCCAGGTTAGATATACTAAAGTGTACAAGTACATACcaatataagcatatataatacattaattcAGCCacagtgtgaatgtgtgtatatacatactaATTTGGTTAgtcttcttcttttcattttcttggttttcCTAAGAACAGGTATTTTATATGAAATGACACTTTTAAtactagagagacagagagacttgTTTAACCAGGTCACTCATTTGTTTAAATATacactatgtgctaggcattgtatCAGGAACTGAGATAAAGACAAGAAACATTGTCTCtgctctcatggaacttacagtGAAGCTAGAATAGACAGATACTAAACAAACGGCCACATGTTTATACTCTCTATAAACTCTAAAGTCACCTTCGTGAGGAAATGTTACGAATAAAAAGTACAGAGTGCTATGAGAGTATAGAAAAGGGATCTTAATCTGGGAGGAGTAAGAGTTATAAAGATTGCCTCAAGGAAATGATAGGTAAGCTATCTCCAAAGGGAGGAAAGATGGGAGGTAGCCAAGTGAAAATGAGGGGTAGGTAGATTACCCATGCTAAAGCCCTGTTGGATTACCTGTCaacaagaaggagaaaagagggtAAACAAACTACAATTTAATCAAAATTTACCATGAGCCAGATTATTGATTTTAGTATAATATCTGACAACCTGAGGCTCAGGGTAACTTACTAATTCATTAAGTCATTCTATGCCCCACACATTTGGAATGCAGAGTTGGATGAAATATGGTTGATGTTCTAGGAGAGTTCTGATACAGTTAGATGAAGAAacctataaacaaataaaagcgACGgaatatatttgttataattcAGATGTCTAGAAGATGCTATGAGAATACCAAGATGCAAACCACAAGCTTTGTTGAGTGTGCCAAGGAAAATTCACGAAGGAGATATTGCTTGAACTGAGTGCTCAAGGACGAATAAGCCTCCTCTTCTATGCAGGAAAACGTAAGTGCTTTCCAGGTAGAGGCCCTAGCAAATACAAAGTCATGAGCCTGGGGAAAGAACATGCCCAGCTAGGGAACTGAACGCCTGACTATAGTGAATGTGAGGCACAAGGGAAGTTGAAATTCTGATGATCAGGAGTGAGATGAGACAGAACATCATTCATCGTGTTTAGCAACTTTTATTTCATGTCTAGGAAACAGGgagctatttaaaaatttagattttcttaTCCTATTTGTGTTTTCTGAAGACCCCAGAGGCTATTGGTGCTGTGAAGGAGTAACTGGAAAGGGGCTGAGCATGGAGAAAAGTCGAACCAATGCAATGGTATTGGGGAATGAGGGCCATCTCTGCCAGCCAGAGAAGAGCAGAGGTAGTATTTTGAATAACGTAGAATTAAAGGTAAATAGTAACAGTAGAAGAAGGAGAAACAACATGAGTGGCTTAGAAATCGTTTATTGTTTCTCCAAATGACAGTACAACTACCAAAAACCAACGTGACacacagtaaaaaacaaaagtacaatTTTAATATAGTGAATGTGATACATGTATAATTCctcatttttaacaaatggtcAAAACCTTTAAAAGATCCACAATAGACATCTAAAAATCTTAgcaatgctatatattttttgaagacTAAATGACGAATTTATATTCAAATTGttcaaatttgttttcaaaactttCAGAGCACAGATCattgttaattttgcttttatttaaaaaaccaagagaatacatttctatgtAAATTAGCAATCAGGAATTTACCTGCTTTGGGGCTTCTTCATCTATCTAAAGTGTATATTTAGTGACCAGAATTATAGTCATCCTATAGTGAATAAATAGCATACAAAATCAAAGTTTAATGAGTAAATCATGACATTATGCCATACTAAGTAGACATCAAATGTCTAAAATTATAGGAAGAGAATATGTTAGCCCTTACAGaacttaaatttttagaaattctgaataaggaaatatattcTGCACAGATAACGGTATGACACACTCAGCGTTCTAATACAATACAACTTAAATAGCATCCTAGGGTAAAGAGTAACATATTCCCCAAGAAACACAgctaaaatatttcctattataTGAAAAGAGTAAGTGAGGACAACAGGATACCTCCCTCAGCGGCATACTAATAAAACATTTCCATATGAAATCCACAGCCTTTTCGGTAAGACTTTAAGGAATATGATAGAAATACAATAGTTATCTTAAATTCAATATTCATTGAAAAACTAATAACCAGTGATTCTTTGCTTACAATATGATCAGTTGCCAAAGAGTTCAACAACTTATCAGGTAAAATAACAGTAAATAGCAGAAATACTATGCTAAACACTTCATTAGCTGAGCTGTAAACTTCAGGGACAAGTGTAGGCTTTCCCCACACTCTTCAAAGTAGGGAATCCATGTAGAAAATGGACTGTTGGAAAAAACCAACCCTTTCTTCTTATCCTCACTGGGTCCAGGGATCTCCAGAAAACTGCTCCGCTGAAAAACGGACAATTTTACCATGTATGGTCCTTTCTCTTActcagtttttcttgttttccactGTTGAGAAAAGAGTTATATTAGTATAATCAATTCCCATACTCCTGTCTACTACATTTGGTTTTCAAAAGTGTTTGGTGGGGGAAAAAATCAGTAAAAGCAAAGAGCCCACAAAAAAATAGATGTCAGTAGTGAGCTCTGTGTAATTGTTCAGGCATGTAAGATTGGTGATAAAGGTCTCCCCAGAACATTCCAGCAAGAAAAAGTTTCCCTATTCTTCTTAACAACCTTATAATTCTAAGCATGCTCTAAATCCTACAGAGAGAATAAGGACATTGTGAAGTATATGCTTTCCAGAGAAGATATTAAAATATCCCAAAGATCAAAGGGACAAATACCTGTCCAAAATTTTCTGGATGCTTCTCTTTAGAAAAGGGGCTTCCGGGTCCAGACAAACTTGCTTTCCATTCTTCAGGGAGGCTCtgaagtaaagaaaaagaggatgCAATCATGAGCCACAAAGGTTGACGATCCAGGCTGGAGGACTTGCCTAAATCACAGTAGACACAGCAACACAGGAGAACTTACATCACTTCCACCTTGGAGCACTGCGGGCCTACGGGGAACACCTGCAGTTTACCGATCATTTTGGGGTTTACTCTCGGCGTAAAGTGTAAACAAGTGCAACGCAGCTCTGTCAGCACAGCAGAGACGGGACCAGCTGGGGAAGAAAGACAGACATTTTTATAGGGCAGGTTGCTGGAAGAGTTTCCTGAAACGCAGCGGCCCGCAAAGGCTGGGATGCACCGCTGTGCCCGAGTGCGTCCCCAATGCCAGGCGCTCTCACCGCTGACGAGGGGCCCCGGTGgtgtcagcagcagcagcagcgctAGCAGCGCGCACAAGGAGCCCGAAGGACCTGGGACACGGGCCGCGCGGCTGGACTGGAGGCTCATAGTTGTCTAAGAGAGCGCTGTGAAGGGTCGCGGGTTCCTGAGTTGGGTGGAGGCGCGGAGATTGGAGGATACAGAGCACTTTGGTTTCCTCGTGCCTTCTGCACTCCTTTTATCTCCATTCACCCCTCCCTACTGGCAGGAAACTCAGGCTTTGGGATGCTGGGGAAATTCCCTGAACTCAGGGGGCAGTGTGGAAAGAAGGGGTTGGTGGAGGGGGGCCGGAGGATGGGAACTGGTGAGGTGGGTGACTGGGAGGAGCTGCCTGTGGCCCTAACCGGGGGCACATTGTAGCCCCGCCCCGCGGTGGAGAGAGGTGTGGCTCCAGCCAGAAGAGAGCAGCGATTCAGCAGGGCCTCATCCCCTGGGTCTGAGGGGATTAGGAAGGCTGGCTTCTCTGAGGCAGGCAGCTGTCTGGGAGATGCTCCTCCTCTCCAATTAGAGAGAAAAGTTGGAACCAAAGTAGCGGGAGCTTTGACTTGAGAAAAATTTCTGAAAGCCAAtcctttctaattattattactattattattattattcaggaaATGTTATTCATTATTATTGCCCTAAAATGAAAGTCCTTCCTCTTCTTGCAGGCAGGTCATTTTAGGTTTCTTGAATGACTTTTTGATTCTCTGGATTTCAGCCAGCTTTAGAAGTCAAGATAATGTGCCTAAAGAGGCTCTATCCCCACCTGAAGTCAGTTGCCTGAATTGGCCCCAAAGTGAAATCCGTTTAATAGAAATTGTATACTTATAGCTTAGCAAGTGTATGTGTGTTGAGGCAGtttgataaacaaaaatgtcttcaaaaatcACCCAGCAAATTGCCATGGAAGATACCTTGCTGTTGGCGGTTGCTATGCTATTGAATTGGAAGAGGTTTTGGTCTTATTGGGGGTGAGGTGTAGTATGGTGAGCATAGACTAAAGCTTACCAGGGAGCCCAGGCCTGCCCCAGCTCTGGTGCCACCCCCAGTTGTCTATTTGATACCATTTGGAGatgccttgggaggctgatgagTTTGAGGGGCTCATGTGAAAGCCTCTTCTAGAGATTTACATCAATTTGGCAGCATAATAGTACCCAGTCTCTTTTTCCCAAACAACTTCATGGGGGGAGGAATTCTCCCCACAGGCTTCTGGAGCCACCTAGTTTCATGATTACTGGTGACCAAGGCTCCTTCCACAGACCTGCTCTAGTCCCCAGTGAGCCCTGCACTGCCACCTGAAATTGAAGGGTGAAGTAGCTTCCagcttctccctctctccttctttgtTATCTGTGGAGGAGTTAAAATACTGAAGGTTTAAGGGTCTTCCACTGGCTTGCTCCATGGCGGGCATGAGTACGGCACTGGAATGGCACATAGACTTTCTTTTACAGAAGTCTAACTACATCCTCTTCTGGCTGGTTCTGAAGAACGTTGTCCTCAGGGCAGGCCAGCAAAGGTAATCAGTAAACATGATGGCGTTGAGAAACCAGTCATGACACACAACTCTTTTGCTTGTCCCTTGTGACACTGGGGAATTTTATTAGCTTCCTCTCCTGTCACCTCCATTGGTGAGCAAGAAAGAGGTGTCATAGAcctttacaatttttattctgGAAGGAAACAAGAAATTCATTGGCTGAGGAAGCCTGGGTGGTTTGGCCCTCACTTTGTGGGAAACTAAATGAGAAGTCCTCACAGCTTCCTGACACCATCAGCATCATACCTGACTCAGCAAATGGAATTCTTCATCCTTCTGGGGAGTGGTGATCTGTAGAAAACAGCCTGCAGATTTAGtatattgacattttaaagatTAGAATGTATCTAAACACAAAAGATAAGTCTTGCTGAAATGGCTAAGACAAAACTTCAAAAATGTGACTAAGATCCTAGGCAATTACAACTTAACCACAGGGAATAAACCACAGTATAaggctttgtttaaaaaaaaagtttagtgatGACATAAGTTATTGACTTTTAAactctctctccctgtctgtaTGTGGGTTAGGTCTGAATAAGCTGT from Piliocolobus tephrosceles isolate RC106 chromosome 3, ASM277652v3, whole genome shotgun sequence includes:
- the CXCL6 gene encoding C-X-C motif chemokine 6, producing the protein MSLQSSRAARVPGPSGSLCALLALLLLLTPPGPLVSAGPVSAVLTELRCTCLHFTPRVNPKMIGKLQVFPVGPQCSKVEVIASLKNGKQVCLDPEAPFLKRSIQKILDSGKQEKLSKRKDHTW